A window of the Verrucomicrobiia bacterium genome harbors these coding sequences:
- a CDS encoding 3'-5' exoribonuclease: MSYIMVDVEADGPIPGDYSMVCFGAVLVAGDLSRTFYGRLKPVSEKRIPEALAVSGFSREETMKFEEPKKVMAEFLGWLKENSKGKPMFVSDNNGFDWQFINWYFHHFLGENPFGFSSTNLGSLYKGMQKDVFQNFKHLRRTTHTHHPVDDAKGNAEALLRMKEMGLKISLE; the protein is encoded by the coding sequence ATGAGTTATATCATGGTGGATGTGGAGGCGGATGGGCCGATACCGGGGGATTATTCGATGGTGTGTTTCGGCGCGGTGTTGGTGGCGGGAGATTTGTCGCGGACGTTTTATGGGCGATTGAAACCGGTCTCGGAGAAGCGGATTCCGGAGGCGTTGGCGGTATCAGGGTTTTCGCGGGAGGAGACGATGAAGTTTGAGGAGCCGAAGAAGGTGATGGCTGAGTTTCTTGGATGGTTGAAGGAGAATTCCAAGGGGAAGCCGATGTTTGTCTCGGACAACAACGGGTTCGACTGGCAGTTCATCAACTGGTATTTCCACCATTTCTTGGGCGAGAATCCGTTTGGGTTTTCGTCAACCAACCTGGGCTCGCTTTACAAGGGGATGCAGAAGGATGTGTTCCAGAATTTCAAACATCTGCGGCGGACGACGCACACGCATCATCCGGTGGATGATGCGAAGGGGAATGCAGAGGCGTTGCTGCGGATGAAGGAGATGGGGTTGAAGATTTCATTGGAGTGA